One window of Microcoleus vaginatus PCC 9802 genomic DNA carries:
- a CDS encoding ABC transporter ATP-binding protein has protein sequence MFQTALNQGTTATDTALDVELRKVFKVFNGETAVRGVDLNIRQGEFFSILGPSGCGKTTTLRLIAGFETPSAGELMIRGQSMTNTPAYRRPVNTVFQSYALFGHMNVWDNIAFGLRIKKLGKAEIEERVREVLQLVKMESFANRFPGQMSGGQQQRVALARALVNRPAVLLLDEPLGALDLKLRKQMQLELSNLHQELGLTFVMVTHDQEEAMSLSDRIAVMHEGRIEQIGSPEEIYECPQTAFVADFIGDTNLFSGTVESIDRSTITVRTSANLKIVVQQSDMWSGVTGDSVVVSVRPEKVYLNLYQPEVSVNCFEGRLKNTMYMGTHVHYVVELASGDKITVRQPNTGGSFPDPHTPIYAYWGTTDCLALTDRA, from the coding sequence ATGTTTCAGACAGCACTCAACCAAGGTACGACAGCAACGGATACAGCGCTAGACGTTGAACTCCGCAAGGTCTTTAAGGTATTTAACGGCGAAACCGCAGTCCGCGGAGTAGACCTCAACATCCGCCAAGGAGAATTTTTTAGCATTCTCGGGCCTAGCGGCTGCGGCAAGACTACGACCCTGCGGTTAATCGCTGGGTTCGAGACTCCCTCGGCGGGCGAATTGATGATTCGCGGCCAGTCGATGACCAACACTCCAGCTTACCGCCGTCCGGTAAATACTGTGTTTCAAAGCTATGCTTTGTTCGGACACATGAATGTCTGGGACAATATCGCTTTTGGATTGCGGATAAAAAAGCTGGGGAAAGCAGAAATTGAAGAACGGGTACGGGAAGTTTTGCAATTGGTGAAAATGGAATCTTTCGCCAACAGGTTTCCCGGTCAAATGTCCGGTGGCCAGCAGCAGCGGGTGGCTTTGGCGAGAGCTCTGGTAAATCGACCGGCGGTTTTGCTGCTGGACGAACCTCTGGGTGCTCTGGATTTGAAGTTGCGGAAGCAGATGCAGTTGGAACTGTCGAATTTGCATCAAGAATTGGGTTTGACTTTTGTGATGGTGACTCACGACCAAGAAGAGGCGATGAGTCTGTCTGACCGGATTGCGGTGATGCACGAGGGCAGGATTGAGCAAATTGGCTCTCCTGAAGAAATTTATGAGTGCCCGCAGACGGCTTTTGTGGCGGATTTTATTGGGGATACGAATTTGTTTTCTGGTACGGTGGAGTCGATCGACCGATCAACTATCACAGTTCGGACATCAGCCAATCTGAAAATAGTCGTTCAGCAGTCGGATATGTGGAGTGGTGTCACAGGCGACTCTGTTGTCGTCAGCGTTCGGCCGGAAAAAGTATATTTGAATCTCTACCAGCCGGAAGTGTCGGTCAACTGTTTTGAAGGGCGGCTCAAAAATACTATGTACATGGGCACGCACGTTCATTACGTGGTTGAGTTGGCGTCGGGCGATAAAATTACTGTACGCCAGCCAAATACCGGCGGCTCTTTCCCAGATCCGCACACGCCGATTTACGCTTACTGGGGAACTACTGATTGTCTCGCTTTGACCGATCGAGCATAA
- a CDS encoding DUF4340 domain-containing protein, whose amino-acid sequence MKLQKNTLVLIAVALSMTGLVALFEMQVSPKEEAAKEEKQKIFAFNSERIQFFTVKTPEKILTFERVYATKGGKSSWEMKLPVQAHASQASVDFLLDRLATGKSDRTINITAAQLPEFGLDQPQATVTVKLDNQETHRLVLGKTDFSGRFLYAQANPPEAPPQNSAQNLPVLLVPFDFKNAVQRPLSEWKKAEAPKTDKPQKPSPTPSPENK is encoded by the coding sequence ATGAAATTGCAGAAAAATACATTAGTATTGATAGCCGTCGCGTTGAGCATGACTGGGCTGGTTGCTTTATTCGAGATGCAAGTATCTCCGAAAGAGGAAGCCGCTAAGGAAGAAAAACAGAAAATTTTTGCTTTTAACTCCGAGCGCATACAATTCTTTACAGTCAAAACTCCCGAAAAAATATTGACCTTTGAGCGAGTTTATGCTACAAAAGGAGGCAAGTCTAGCTGGGAAATGAAATTGCCAGTGCAAGCACACGCAAGTCAGGCATCTGTGGATTTTTTGCTAGACAGGCTCGCAACAGGAAAGAGCGATCGCACGATTAATATTACTGCTGCTCAACTGCCAGAATTCGGTCTCGACCAACCCCAAGCTACAGTCACAGTAAAGCTGGACAACCAGGAAACTCACCGCCTAGTTTTAGGCAAAACAGACTTTAGCGGCCGCTTCTTGTACGCTCAAGCCAATCCGCCGGAAGCGCCCCCTCAAAATTCAGCCCAAAATTTGCCCGTGCTGCTAGTGCCTTTTGACTTTAAAAATGCCGTCCAGCGACCTTTGTCAGAGTGGAAAAAAGCAGAAGCGCCCAAAACAGACAAACCGCAAAAACCATCTCCCACGCCAAGTCCTGAGAATAAATAG